From the Toxotes jaculatrix isolate fToxJac2 chromosome 15, fToxJac2.pri, whole genome shotgun sequence genome, one window contains:
- the LOC121194534 gene encoding uncharacterized protein LOC121194534: MTHFRGQLRGPHWGPTMDNLLIDFWRKNECLFNSSVDSYYDKDLKTKLWTEFALSIGKPVSDVERRSRSLRTQYGRVLWHPERVSTYQQKMLREKLDFLRPYIVRRRADSYLEEKFNVREDDDEEPETEESFEQEMGSSCGSPLNTDVTGQDLNDEHQPVTSSPHPLHCPNPQPKVTEVISLSCPQRHSDESSSDQPNQRAAPDTSKHNILNQFAEVMLADMRQIKDPMVLMRLRRDITDLVFKAVEEDMQRRCSKLPSVPVLGKRQQSCSMVQQSCSQRDLSWRQRFLKRKNKGSELGRRIQRWEEIKHMRRVSRSQLLQSVQQSQAPEGTSNNSSQVIFQAAEIKREPEPHVVKIEEETLPLA, translated from the exons ATGACACACTTTCGGGGGCAGCTACGGGGGCCACACTGGGGCCCTACAATGGATAACTTGCTAATTGACTTCTGGCGCAAAAATGAATGCCTTTTTAATTCCTCAGTCGATTCTTACTACGACAAGGATTTGAAGACAAAGCTGTGGACCGAGTTCGCGCTGTCCATCGGAAAGCCTG TATCTGATGTTGAGAGAAGATCAAGATCGCTCCGGACTCAGTACGGGAGGGTGCTGTGGCATCCGGAGAGGGTCAGCACTTACCAACAAAAGATGCTTAGGGAGAAACTTGATTTCTTGAGGCCTTATATAGTTCGCAGGCGAGCTGATTCATATCTG GAGGAAAAGTTTAATGTACGGGAAGACGATGATGAGGAGCCAGAGACTGAAGAAAGTTTTGAGCAGGAGATGGGAAGCTCATGTGGTAGCCCGCTGAACACAGATGTGACTGGGCAAGATCTGAACGATGAACACCAGCCTGTTACCTCCAGCCCACATCCCCTACACTGTCCTAACCCACAGCCTAAAGTTACAGAGGTCATCTCTTTGAGCTGTCCGCAGCGTCACAGTGACGAGAGTTCTTCTGATCAGCCCAACCAAAGAGCTGCACCAGACACATCCAAACACAACATACTAAACCAGTTTGCAGAGGTTATGTTAGCTGATATGCGGCAGATTAAAGACCCTATGGTGCTCATGAGACTTCGCAGAGATATCACCGACCTGGTGTTCAAAGCAGTGGAAGAGGACATGCAGAGACGATGCTCTAAATTGCCGTCTGTACCCGTGTTGGGAAAGCGCCAGCAGAGCTGCTCCATGGTTCAACAGTCGTGTTCACAGAGAGACCTCTCTTGGAGGCAGAGGTTTttgaagagaaagaacaaagggTCTGAGCTTGGAAGGAGAATTCAGAGGTGGGAGGAGATTAAGCACATGAGGAGAGTGTCCAGGAGTCAGTTATTGCAGTCTGTTCAGCAAAGCCAAGCACCGGAGGGGACGAGCAATAACAGCTCTCAGGTTATTTTTCAGGCTGCTGAGATCAAGAGAGAGCCAGAGCCACATGTAGTTAAGATTGAGGAGGAAACTCTTCCACTGGCCTGA